The Desulfovibrio piger DNA segment TGCGCACTTCAAATTCCATCTCCAGCACCACGTCCTCGGTGAGGGTGGCGATGTGCTGTTCAGGATTGAGCACGGTCACATGCTGATTGGCCTGAATCTGGGCGGCCGTAACAGGCCCTTTGCTGTCAACGCGAAGCGTCAGGCGCTGCGGTTCGTCCGTGTCCATGCGCAGACGCACCTGCTTGATGTTCAGCACCACGTCGGTCACGTCTTCGAGGACGCCGTGGATGGTGGTGAACTCATGCTGCACGCCGGTAATCTTCACAGACACAAAGGCAGCACCCTGCAGGGAGGCAAGCAGCACACGACGCATGGCATTGCCGATGGTGGTGCCGTAACCTCTCTCCAGCGGTTCGCAAACAAACTTGCCGTGCGTGCTGCTGGCCGTGTCTTCGTCGCGCAGGATCTGGTCGGGCTTGACGAGCTCGTTCCAGTTGCGCGCATTGATAAGGCGTTCGCCCTGTTTGATAAGCATGAAGCCCCCGCTTATTTCGAGTAAAGTTCAACGATCAGCTGTTCATTGACCGGGAACTGGATGTCGTCACGCTGCGGCAGAGCCTTCACGGTGCCCTTGAAAGCGGCGCCGTCGGCTTCCAGCCAGGCGGGGCAACCGCGGCGGGCGATGACTTCCTGGGCTTCGGCCAGAACGGGGATCTTGCGGTTCTTTTCGGGCACTTCGATGGTATCGCCCACGCGCACCTGCAGCGAGGGGATGGTCACCTTGTGGCCATTGAGGGTGAAGATGCCGTGACGCACCAGCTGACGGGCCTGGTTACGGGAGTTGGCGAAACCGAGACGGTACACCACGTTGTCCAGGCGGCGTTCCAGGATCACCAGCAGGTTGGTACCGGTGACGCCCTTCTGCATTTCAGCCTTTTCGAAGTATCCGCGGAACTGCTTTTCCAGGATACCGTAGCTGCGGCGGGTCTTCTGCTTCTCGCGCAGCTGGACAGCGTATTCGCTGACTTTCTTACGCGCACGGCCGTGCTGGCCAGGAGCGTAGGGACGGCGATCATAAGCGCACTTGTCGGTAAAGCAGCGGTCGCCCTTCAGGAAGAGCTTGCAGCCCTCGCGACGGCAAATGCGGCATTTGGCTTCAGTATATTTGGCCATTTGAAGAATCCTCTTGCGTTGATTACCACTGCCTCTCGGGCAGCCAACTACACGCGACGGCGCTTAGGCGGCCGGCAACCATTGTGGGGGATGGGCGTAACGTCGCGGATGAAAGCAACCCGGAAGCCAACAGCGGCAATGGCGCGCATGGCGGCTTCACGACCGGAGCCGGGGCCCTTCACATACACACCCACGGTGCGCATGCCGTTGTCCTGAGCCTTGCGGGCGGCAGTTTCGGCAGCAACCTGGGCAGCGAAGGGGGTGGACTTGCGGGAACCCTTGAAACCGCTCTGGCCGGAAGAGGCCCAGCTGATGGCGTTGCCGCGAGTGTCCGTAAAGGTGATGATGGTATTGTTGAACGAAGCCTGGATGTGGGCAATGCCCACGGGCACGTTCTTCTTTTCTCTTTTCTTGACCACTTTCTTGGGTCTGGCCATGATATTACCTCAATCTGGCTAAATTCGCGTGAAAAGGAATGCGCCCTACTTCTTCTTGCCCACCACACCGCGACGGGGACCCTTGCGGGTACGCGCATTGGTGTGGGTGCGCTGACCGTGCACGGGCAGGCCGCGACGGTGACGCAGGCCACGGAAGCAGCCGATGTCCATGAGGCGCTTGATATTGGTAGAGATCTCGCGACGGAGGTCGCCTTCCACCTTGTAGTTCTGCTCGAGTTCCTTACGGATCTCGTTCACTTCGTCGGCGGAAAGATCATCAATGTTGCGCTCCCAGTTCACACCGGTGGTGCTCAGGATCTGCAGGGCCGTAGCACGGCCGATGCCATAGATATAGGTGAGCGCAATGTCCACACGTTTGCCACGAGGCAAATCAACACCTGCAATTCTCGCCACAGTACGTCTCCTGCCCTAGCCCTGGCGCTGCTTGTGCCGGGGGTTTTCGCAGATAACTCGAAGAACACCCTTGCGCCGGATCACCTTGCACTTGGGGCATATTTTTTTGACGGAAGGTCTGACTTTCATGATTCGTCTCCAATGAGTGGCAAAGCCATCCGGCTTTGCGTGACCAAGGTTTGCCGCTGCCGGAAGCACAACACAAACCCGGTCAATACGGCTGCTCACCGCTCATTAGCAGCGGGAACAGAAACCTTTATCCATCTTTACCTGCTCTGTCAACAACCAATTGTCGTCCGGTTCAGGCCGCGGTCCGAAATGCTCAGGATCCGGGGCCCGTCCGGCGTAATGGCTACACTGTGTTCAAAATGCGCAGCCAGGCGGCGGTCGCGTGTCACAGCAGTCCATTTGTCTTCCAGAACGTCCACCTCGTAGCTGCCGGCGGTGACCATGGGCTCAATGGCGATGACCATGCCGTTACGCAGGGTCAGCCCGCGGCCACCGGGGTGATAGTTGGGGACTTCCGGCTTTTCGTGCATCTTGGCGCCAACTCCGTGGCCCACATACTGACGCACGACATTGAAACCGGCGGCTTCCACATAGTTCTGCACGGCCATACCGATGGCATAGACATCGTTACCGGCACGCGCCTGCTCGATGCCGACATAGAGGCTCTCCTCCGTGACGCGCATGAGCTTGCAGGCTTCCTCGCTCACCTTGCCCACAGGGAAGGTACGCGCAGCGTCGCCCACAAAACCTTCAAAGACCACGCCCATGTCGACGCTGACGATGTCCCCTTCCTCAAGCAGCCGCGGGGAGGGGAAGCCGTGGACCACCTGCTCGTTGACCGAGCAGCATGTGGCGTAGGGGTAGCCGTAATAGCCCAAAAAGGCCGGTTTCACTTTATAATCGGCGCACATGTCGCGCGCCAGTTCTTCAAAGCGCATGGTCGTTTCGCCCGGCTTCACGATGTCGCCGATGGCATCCAGGATGTTGGCCACCATACGGTTGGCCTCGCGCAGGCAGACGATCTCCCGCTCATTTTTGATGAATGCGCCTTGATACTTCTTCATGACTTTCCAGCTCTCTTTGCCAGAATTACATGCGGCCGCCCTTGCGGGCCGCCTTGTTCATCAACCCCTGGTACTGGGTTGAGATCATGTGGGACTCGACCTGATTCATGAAGTCCATGGCCACGCCGACAAGGATCAGCAGGCTGGTACCACCGAAGTAGAACGGCACGTTGAACTTGGCGATCATGAGCATGGGCAGCAGGGAAATGGCCGAGATGTACACCGCGCCGCTCAGGGTCAGACGCGAGAGTACGGTGTCGATGTATTCCTGGGTGCGTTCGCCGGGACGGATGCCGGGGACGAAGCCGCCGTTCTTCTTCAGGTTCTCGGCCATATCCTTCGGGTCGATGATGATGGCCGTGTAGAAGTAGCAGAAGAAGAAGATCAGGACAACATAGAGCACATTGTACAGGACGCCGTGCGGAGCAAAGAAGTCCGTGACCATCCTGACGTATTCATTGGTGGAGAACTGGCCCACCGTGGCCGGGAACAGCAGCAGCGACGAGGCGAAAATGGGCGGGATGACGCCCGCCGTATTGACGCGCAGGGGCAGGTGCGTGTTCTGGCCGCCAAACATCTTGCGTCCGATCTGGCGCTTGGCGTAGCTGATGGGGATACGGCGCTGGGCACGCTCCACGAACACGATGGCCGTCAGCACGGCGGCCATGAGCAGCACGATGATGACCGCGAGGAAGATGCTCATGCTGCCGGACTTGATGAGGTCCATGGACTGCATGATGCCGCGCGGGATGCCCACCACGATACCGCAGAAGATGATCAGGGAGATGCCGTTGCCGATACCGCGTTCAGTGATCTGCTCACCCAGCCACATGACGAGCATGGAACCGGCCGTGAAGGTGGCCATGGTCACCATGCGGAAATGCCAGCCCGCATTGAGCACGATGGGCGTGCCGTCGGGGCTGGTCATGGATTCGAGCCCGATGGAGATGAACAGGCCCTGCACCAGGGTGATCAGCACGGTCAGGTAACGGGTGTACTGGGTTATCTTGCGGCGTCCGGCCTGGCCTTCTTCCTTGGCCATGCGCTTGATGTCGGGGCTCACCACCTGCAAAAGCTGCATGATGATGGACGCCGAGATGTAGGGCATGACACCCAGAGCGAAGACGGACACGTTGGACAGGCCGCCACCGGAGAACATGTCGAACATGTCGAACAACGTTCCCGACAGGCTTTTGAAGTACGCGGCCAGGGCCGCGGCATCCACACCGGGGATGGGCACATGCACACCGATTCTGTAGCAGCACAGAAGGAGGAAGGTCCAGCCCAGGCGCTTGGCCAGAGAAGATTGTCCGAGGGGATTAACCGATGC contains these protein-coding regions:
- the rpsD gene encoding 30S ribosomal protein S4; this encodes MAKYTEAKCRICRREGCKLFLKGDRCFTDKCAYDRRPYAPGQHGRARKKVSEYAVQLREKQKTRRSYGILEKQFRGYFEKAEMQKGVTGTNLLVILERRLDNVVYRLGFANSRNQARQLVRHGIFTLNGHKVTIPSLQVRVGDTIEVPEKNRKIPVLAEAQEVIARRGCPAWLEADGAAFKGTVKALPQRDDIQFPVNEQLIVELYSK
- the rpsK gene encoding 30S ribosomal protein S11, translating into MARPKKVVKKREKKNVPVGIAHIQASFNNTIITFTDTRGNAISWASSGQSGFKGSRKSTPFAAQVAAETAARKAQDNGMRTVGVYVKGPGSGREAAMRAIAAVGFRVAFIRDVTPIPHNGCRPPKRRRV
- the rpsM gene encoding 30S ribosomal protein S13; the protein is MARIAGVDLPRGKRVDIALTYIYGIGRATALQILSTTGVNWERNIDDLSADEVNEIRKELEQNYKVEGDLRREISTNIKRLMDIGCFRGLRHRRGLPVHGQRTHTNARTRKGPRRGVVGKKK
- the rpmJ gene encoding 50S ribosomal protein L36, which codes for MKVRPSVKKICPKCKVIRRKGVLRVICENPRHKQRQG
- the map gene encoding type I methionyl aminopeptidase, which translates into the protein MKKYQGAFIKNEREIVCLREANRMVANILDAIGDIVKPGETTMRFEELARDMCADYKVKPAFLGYYGYPYATCCSVNEQVVHGFPSPRLLEEGDIVSVDMGVVFEGFVGDAARTFPVGKVSEEACKLMRVTEESLYVGIEQARAGNDVYAIGMAVQNYVEAAGFNVVRQYVGHGVGAKMHEKPEVPNYHPGGRGLTLRNGMVIAIEPMVTAGSYEVDVLEDKWTAVTRDRRLAAHFEHSVAITPDGPRILSISDRGLNRTTIGC
- the secY gene encoding preprotein translocase subunit SecY, whose translation is MASASVNPLGQSSLAKRLGWTFLLLCCYRIGVHVPIPGVDAAALAAYFKSLSGTLFDMFDMFSGGGLSNVSVFALGVMPYISASIIMQLLQVVSPDIKRMAKEEGQAGRRKITQYTRYLTVLITLVQGLFISIGLESMTSPDGTPIVLNAGWHFRMVTMATFTAGSMLVMWLGEQITERGIGNGISLIIFCGIVVGIPRGIMQSMDLIKSGSMSIFLAVIIVLLMAAVLTAIVFVERAQRRIPISYAKRQIGRKMFGGQNTHLPLRVNTAGVIPPIFASSLLLFPATVGQFSTNEYVRMVTDFFAPHGVLYNVLYVVLIFFFCYFYTAIIIDPKDMAENLKKNGGFVPGIRPGERTQEYIDTVLSRLTLSGAVYISAISLLPMLMIAKFNVPFYFGGTSLLILVGVAMDFMNQVESHMISTQYQGLMNKAARKGGRM